From one Bacteroides intestinalis DSM 17393 genomic stretch:
- a CDS encoding RluA family pseudouridine synthase yields the protein MLHRFKTSIANIPLPERFTYPFCYTPHPLCVMAAEEVQHYLNRQHEWKEELSRGKMFGVLVVQTGNGEIGYLAAFSGILAGKNQHSYFVPPVYDLLQPQGFFKVEEENISAINRRIKHLEEDKEYTSLLSELTRTHQQAREALDIAKQQLKEAKEKRELRRKEAGLTTEEEAGLIRESQFQKAEYKRLERSWKEKIAALQVEINNREEQIQELKVERKSRSAALQQQLFGQFRMLNYRKEVKTLCDIFSQTVHKTPPAGAGECAAPKLLQQAYLHGWKPIAMAEFWWGNSPKAEIRHHGYYYPACKGKCEPILQHMLQGLEVEENPMLQLPEQGYGKLKIVYEDKWLLVVNKPSGMLSVPGKGEKESVYSLARQLYPEADGPMIVHRLDMATSGLLIVAKNKKVHQHLQAQFKNHTIRKMYIALLDGIIPQDEGTIELPICPDPLDRPRQVVDMEYGKPAITHYQVLERRDKCTRIAFHPHTGRTHQLRVHAAHPSGLHCPIIGDELYGRKDKRLYLHAESIEFTHPADGRIIRITEKADF from the coding sequence ATGTTGCACCGTTTCAAGACTTCCATAGCAAATATTCCACTTCCGGAAAGGTTTACTTATCCTTTCTGCTACACTCCCCATCCATTATGCGTGATGGCGGCGGAAGAGGTGCAACACTATCTCAACCGGCAACATGAATGGAAAGAAGAGCTAAGTCGGGGGAAGATGTTCGGAGTGCTGGTGGTGCAGACCGGAAATGGGGAGATTGGTTACCTGGCCGCGTTTTCGGGCATATTGGCGGGGAAGAACCAACACTCCTACTTCGTTCCGCCCGTATATGACTTGTTGCAACCGCAAGGTTTCTTCAAAGTCGAAGAGGAAAACATCTCCGCCATCAACCGGCGTATCAAGCATTTGGAAGAGGACAAGGAATACACTTCTTTGTTGTCCGAGCTCACCCGGACCCACCAACAAGCCCGGGAAGCACTGGACATAGCCAAACAACAATTAAAAGAAGCGAAAGAGAAAAGAGAATTGCGTAGAAAGGAAGCCGGACTCACTACCGAAGAAGAAGCTGGTCTGATACGCGAAAGCCAATTTCAAAAAGCGGAATACAAACGGCTGGAACGTTCCTGGAAAGAAAAGATAGCCGCTTTGCAAGTGGAAATCAATAACCGGGAAGAACAAATTCAAGAGTTGAAGGTGGAACGCAAAAGCCGTTCCGCCGCCCTGCAACAACAATTATTCGGGCAATTCAGAATGTTGAACTACCGGAAGGAGGTGAAAACCTTGTGTGATATATTCAGCCAAACCGTGCACAAAACTCCTCCCGCCGGTGCCGGAGAATGTGCCGCCCCCAAATTGTTGCAACAAGCCTATCTGCATGGCTGGAAACCCATTGCTATGGCAGAGTTCTGGTGGGGCAACTCTCCCAAAGCCGAAATCCGCCATCATGGTTATTATTATCCCGCTTGTAAAGGTAAGTGCGAGCCTATCTTGCAACACATGCTTCAAGGGTTGGAAGTAGAAGAAAATCCTATGCTACAACTTCCGGAACAGGGCTACGGGAAATTAAAAATAGTCTATGAGGACAAATGGTTATTGGTAGTCAACAAGCCTTCCGGAATGCTCTCCGTGCCCGGTAAGGGTGAAAAGGAGTCCGTATATAGTCTGGCAAGGCAACTCTATCCGGAAGCCGACGGGCCGATGATTGTGCACCGGCTGGACATGGCTACATCGGGACTTTTAATCGTTGCCAAGAATAAAAAGGTGCATCAACACCTGCAAGCCCAGTTCAAGAATCACACCATCCGAAAGATGTATATAGCCCTGCTTGACGGCATCATTCCCCAAGACGAGGGAACCATCGAGCTTCCCATTTGCCCGGATCCGCTGGATCGTCCCCGGCAGGTGGTAGACATGGAGTATGGCAAACCCGCCATCACTCATTATCAGGTTCTTGAGCGGAGGGACAAATGCACACGCATAGCTTTTCATCCGCATACAGGGCGCACTCATCAGCTCCGTGTACATGCCGCACATCCGTCAGGTCTGCATTGTCCTATCATAGGTGACGAGCTTTACGGGAGAAAGGATAAACGCCTCTATCTGCATGCCGAGTCCATCGAATTTACCCATCCCGCCGACGGACGGATCATCCGTATCACGGAAAAGGCTGACTTCTGA
- a CDS encoding MBL fold metallo-hydrolase, producing the protein MKNKTWRYWVVASIVLLLVGCGGGAKKQTNEEVSMDSTTMACDGLKTLQLDGVKVTWIQDNAKERLMERTLFADASDELIDSLKLADGIPSSMSTFLVETDGVRILFDAGMGAPDSRLLSGLASLGVTPADIKYLYLTHFHGDHIGGMMKGDSIVFPNAEVYASKVEYDAWLKMSSERNAQVVKTMNAYKDRLHLFEFGETLPGNVVTMNAEGHTPGHTVYQAGKLLVIADLIHGAALQLEHPEICASYDMDKDAAVKSRKHFLRYAKENGLTMAGMHLPPPGFK; encoded by the coding sequence ATGAAGAACAAAACATGGAGATATTGGGTTGTTGCATCAATTGTATTGTTGCTGGTAGGTTGTGGCGGCGGTGCAAAGAAACAAACTAATGAGGAAGTAAGTATGGATAGTACAACTATGGCATGTGACGGTTTGAAAACCTTACAACTGGATGGAGTGAAGGTCACCTGGATACAGGATAATGCAAAAGAGCGTCTTATGGAGAGGACGCTTTTCGCCGATGCCAGTGATGAGCTGATAGATAGCTTGAAGTTGGCGGATGGGATACCTTCGTCCATGAGCACTTTTTTGGTAGAAACGGATGGTGTCCGGATTTTGTTTGATGCGGGAATGGGAGCGCCGGATAGCCGTTTATTGTCGGGGTTGGCCTCTTTGGGAGTAACCCCTGCTGATATCAAGTATCTGTATCTCACCCACTTCCACGGTGACCACATCGGAGGAATGATGAAGGGAGATAGCATTGTCTTCCCTAATGCCGAGGTGTATGCATCGAAAGTGGAGTATGATGCCTGGCTCAAAATGTCTTCCGAGAGGAATGCGCAAGTGGTGAAGACCATGAACGCTTATAAGGACCGTTTGCACCTGTTTGAATTTGGTGAAACCTTACCGGGGAATGTGGTTACCATGAATGCGGAAGGGCACACTCCCGGCCATACGGTGTACCAGGCGGGCAAGCTATTGGTGATAGCCGATTTGATTCACGGAGCCGCTCTTCAATTGGAACATCCCGAAATCTGTGCCTCCTACGATATGGATAAGGATGCGGCGGTAAAGTCACGTAAACACTTCCTCCGGTATGCCAAGGAAAATGGATTGACAATGGCGGGAATGCATTTGCCGCCTCCGGGATTTAAATAG
- a CDS encoding condensin complex protein MksE — protein MKYTEEIFNILSKGGFISSNSISTQVKRYYDAIEEDLPDYYEYYQGIGLYLEGGDGYYHFTRKEAKVDLERKLEAALKWIDYMSFLKTYHSAFGPGFLFRAADIEIQIGCDMELKEKASKLFSDKKKHEEVVAKLINELEKMGFIEKENEVDGTYKVLTAFHYMEELIDCITISEEVQDEIPE, from the coding sequence ATGAAATATACTGAAGAGATTTTCAATATACTTAGTAAAGGAGGGTTTATTTCCTCGAACAGTATTTCCACTCAGGTGAAGCGTTATTATGATGCTATTGAAGAAGACTTACCCGATTATTATGAATATTATCAGGGAATCGGACTTTATCTGGAAGGGGGAGACGGTTACTATCATTTTACGCGCAAAGAGGCGAAAGTGGATTTGGAGCGCAAATTGGAGGCTGCCTTGAAATGGATTGATTATATGAGTTTCTTGAAAACCTATCATTCGGCTTTCGGTCCCGGATTCCTGTTTCGTGCGGCTGATATTGAAATTCAGATCGGTTGTGATATGGAGTTGAAGGAGAAAGCTTCCAAACTGTTCTCCGACAAAAAGAAGCATGAGGAAGTAGTGGCTAAACTGATTAATGAACTGGAAAAGATGGGATTTATAGAAAAGGAAAATGAAGTGGACGGGACATACAAAGTGCTGACAGCTTTCCATTACATGGAAGAATTGATTGACTGTATCACTATATCGGAGGAGGTGCAAGATGAGATACCTGAATAA
- a CDS encoding HD domain-containing protein, whose translation MDNHLLSHAIALATEAHKGQKDKYGQEYLHHPIRVMNMGRNLKEKIVGILHDVVEDTEWTCEDLKKEGFPDEIIEAVRCVTKLSDEEDYEEYIGRCATNPLAIAVKIHDLTDNMDVRRMPCIGEKEISRLKKYLKAYHRLMPFYMNH comes from the coding sequence ATGGACAATCATCTTCTCTCTCACGCCATCGCCCTCGCCACCGAGGCTCATAAAGGACAAAAAGATAAATACGGACAGGAGTACCTGCACCACCCCATCCGCGTCATGAATATGGGACGTAACCTGAAAGAAAAGATTGTCGGCATCCTCCACGATGTGGTGGAAGACACGGAATGGACGTGCGAAGACCTGAAGAAAGAGGGTTTCCCGGATGAAATCATCGAAGCCGTGCGGTGCGTTACGAAGCTATCCGATGAAGAAGACTACGAGGAATACATCGGAAGATGCGCTACCAATCCCCTCGCGATTGCCGTTAAAATTCACGACCTGACGGATAATATGGACGTCCGTCGTATGCCCTGCATAGGGGAAAAAGAAATCAGCAGATTGAAGAAATACCTGAAAGCCTATCACCGCCTGATGCCTTTCTATATGAATCATTGA
- a CDS encoding VOC family protein — MRVHHIAIWTFRLEELRNFYIRYFSGKSNEKYINPKKGFESYFIYFDEGPSLELMSRTDVQNTLIEENRLGLTHFALAFQSKEDVLKTTEQLRADGYTIAGEPRTSGDGYFESVILDPDGNRVECVYRKEETSEEPDAPIETERLLLRPFVESDAEALFACCRNPNIGNNAGWQPHASLEESREVLRSVFLSQKGVWAITLKDNGQLIGSIGIIADPKRENPQVRMLGYWLDEAQWGKGYMTEAVKAVLNYGFGTLKLSLITANCYPHNERSQQVLKRQGFVHEGTLHQAEVTYDGHVYDHQCYYLTNPKHQK; from the coding sequence ATGAGAGTACATCACATCGCCATCTGGACCTTCCGCCTGGAGGAATTAAGGAACTTCTATATCCGGTATTTTAGCGGAAAAAGCAACGAAAAATACATCAATCCCAAGAAGGGTTTCGAATCATACTTCATCTACTTTGATGAAGGTCCGTCATTAGAATTAATGAGCCGAACGGACGTGCAAAACACTCTGATAGAAGAAAACAGGTTAGGTCTCACCCACTTCGCCCTTGCCTTTCAAAGCAAAGAAGATGTACTCAAGACTACTGAACAACTCCGGGCAGACGGTTATACCATAGCCGGAGAACCGCGCACTTCAGGCGATGGTTATTTCGAAAGCGTCATTCTTGATCCTGACGGTAACCGCGTAGAATGTGTCTATCGGAAAGAAGAAACTTCGGAAGAACCCGACGCCCCAATTGAAACAGAACGGTTGCTACTACGGCCCTTCGTGGAGAGCGATGCAGAGGCTCTCTTTGCCTGTTGCCGAAACCCCAACATAGGGAACAATGCGGGTTGGCAACCTCACGCAAGCCTGGAGGAATCACGGGAAGTACTTCGTTCCGTATTCTTATCCCAGAAAGGGGTATGGGCCATTACCCTGAAAGACAACGGGCAATTGATTGGCTCCATCGGCATCATCGCCGACCCCAAACGCGAAAACCCGCAAGTACGTATGCTGGGATATTGGCTTGACGAGGCTCAATGGGGAAAAGGCTATATGACGGAGGCGGTAAAAGCGGTACTAAACTACGGTTTCGGCACGCTAAAACTAAGTCTTATCACCGCTAACTGTTACCCCCATAACGAGCGCTCTCAACAAGTATTGAAACGCCAGGGCTTTGTGCATGAGGGTACGCTTCATCAGGCCGAAGTGACTTATGACGGACATGTATATGACCATCAATGCTATTACCTGACAAATCCGAAACATCAAAAATGA
- a CDS encoding COG1361 family protein, with product MKKLISMHFIGILALAILCSGCSTNRMAAGDPGAVLAGAAIGGNVGGAIGGLIGENNRGWRGGYRGSAIGTIVGTIAGAAIANAATAPKQTEEYSYRVERTQPTYNSRPEARPSAINNLKIRNIRFIDDSRDHVINAGENCKVVFEIMNEGNRTAFNVVPVVAEVTGMKHVYISPSVMIEQIAPREGVKYTASISAGERIKTGEVIFRIAVADENGEEYDWQEFSLPTQR from the coding sequence ATGAAGAAACTGATTAGCATGCATTTTATAGGGATATTGGCATTAGCCATATTGTGTAGCGGATGTAGCACCAACCGCATGGCGGCGGGTGACCCGGGCGCCGTATTGGCGGGAGCCGCCATCGGAGGCAATGTAGGAGGCGCCATCGGCGGGCTGATAGGCGAGAACAACCGAGGATGGAGAGGAGGTTACCGTGGTTCTGCCATCGGCACTATTGTGGGAACCATTGCCGGAGCCGCCATTGCCAATGCCGCCACCGCCCCCAAACAAACGGAAGAATACAGCTACCGGGTAGAGAGAACCCAGCCCACCTATAATTCCCGACCGGAAGCGCGCCCCTCCGCCATCAACAACCTGAAGATACGCAATATACGTTTCATTGACGATAGCCGCGACCACGTAATCAATGCGGGTGAGAATTGCAAAGTCGTCTTCGAAATTATGAACGAGGGAAACAGGACCGCCTTCAACGTGGTGCCGGTAGTGGCGGAAGTCACGGGTATGAAGCACGTCTATATCTCGCCATCCGTCATGATAGAACAAATCGCTCCCCGCGAAGGCGTGAAATACACCGCCAGCATCAGCGCCGGAGAACGGATAAAGACGGGAGAAGTCATCTTCCGCATTGCCGTAGCCGACGAGAACGGAGAGGAATATGACTGGCAAGAGTTTTCATTGCCCACCCAACGATGA
- the nfo gene encoding deoxyribonuclease IV — translation MKKYIGAHVSASGGVEIAPVNAHEIGANAFALFTKNQRQWVAKPLTEESIREFKGNCEKFSFDARYILPHDSYLINLGHPEEEGLEKSRAAFLDEMQRCEQLGLQLLNFHPGSHLNKISVEECLDKVAESINITLSKTKGVTAVIENTAGQGSNVGNEFWQLKHIIDRVEDKSRVGVCLDTCHTYSAGYDIVGEYDKVFREFDEVVGFNYLRGIHLNDTKKELGSHVDRHDSIGKGLLGIDFFKRFMKDERFDNMPVILETPDETLWAEEIKLLRSFE, via the coding sequence ATGAAAAAATATATTGGAGCGCACGTGAGTGCAAGTGGTGGAGTGGAAATAGCTCCCGTTAATGCCCATGAGATAGGTGCGAATGCATTCGCCTTGTTCACAAAGAATCAACGGCAATGGGTAGCCAAACCGTTGACGGAGGAAAGCATCCGCGAGTTCAAGGGCAATTGTGAGAAATTCTCTTTTGATGCCCGCTATATCCTGCCCCATGATAGCTATCTGATTAATCTGGGGCATCCGGAAGAAGAAGGATTGGAGAAAAGCCGTGCCGCATTTCTGGATGAGATGCAACGTTGTGAGCAATTAGGTTTGCAACTCCTGAACTTCCATCCGGGAAGCCATCTTAATAAGATTTCGGTGGAGGAATGTCTGGATAAGGTTGCCGAGTCCATCAACATTACATTGAGCAAAACGAAAGGGGTAACGGCCGTTATTGAAAATACGGCAGGGCAGGGTAGCAATGTAGGTAATGAGTTTTGGCAATTGAAGCATATCATCGACCGGGTAGAAGATAAATCACGTGTAGGGGTATGCCTGGATACTTGCCACACCTATTCGGCAGGTTATGATATAGTAGGGGAATATGATAAAGTATTCCGTGAGTTCGACGAGGTAGTTGGCTTCAATTATTTGCGGGGCATTCACTTGAATGATACGAAGAAAGAGTTGGGTAGCCATGTAGACCGCCATGATAGCATCGGGAAAGGCTTGTTAGGGATTGATTTCTTCAAGCGTTTTATGAAAGACGAACGTTTCGACAACATGCCTGTCATTCTGGAAACACCGGATGAAACGCTCTGGGCGGAAGAAATAAAGTTGTTGCGTAGCTTTGAATAG
- a CDS encoding GNAT family N-acetyltransferase yields the protein MNIEHYPEKKVFQTTVDGETARLMYHVTDGALDVRHTIVPDEISGRGIASALVKAAYDYALANGLVPMATCSYAVVWLERHPEYNGKTGKDYAGEGTCAL from the coding sequence ATGAATATAGAACATTATCCCGAGAAAAAAGTTTTTCAGACAACGGTGGATGGGGAAACTGCCCGTCTGATGTATCATGTCACTGATGGTGCGCTGGATGTGCGCCATACGATTGTTCCCGATGAAATCAGCGGGAGAGGCATTGCCTCTGCTTTGGTAAAAGCGGCCTATGACTATGCTTTAGCCAATGGATTGGTGCCGATGGCAACCTGCTCTTATGCCGTGGTTTGGCTGGAAAGACATCCTGAATATAATGGAAAGACAGGAAAGGATTATGCCGGAGAAGGGACGTGTGCACTCTAA
- a CDS encoding rhamnogalacturonidase produces MKFVTLACSLLFCLSSFAQENFPDGTPIPDWFRQNEIVNIETLGDKYKITDYSVVNDSTLIQTEKIQAVIDQASSKGGGVVIIPKGTYLSGALFFKPKTHLYLEEGAVLKGSDDISNFPIINTRIEGQSLKYFAALVNADGVNGFTISGKGTINGNGLRYWKSFWLRRSVIPKCTNMDELRPRLVHISNSNDVQISGVRLINSPFWTTHIYKCNNVKLLNLYIFSPAAPVKAPSTDAIDIDVCSNVLVKNCYLSVNDDAIALKGGKGPWADKDSNNGSNTNIIIEDCTYGFCHSALTCGSESIHNRNIILRRCTINQASRLLWLKMRADTPQNYEYILVEDIKGNAKSFLYVKPWTQFFDLKDRKDVPMSYSDHVTMRNIDFDCDVFFNVSASEQYKLSNFKFENLNIKAKNGDCDKSVISSFEWDNVKVNQ; encoded by the coding sequence ATGAAATTCGTAACTTTAGCATGTAGTTTACTTTTCTGCCTGTCCTCTTTCGCACAAGAGAATTTTCCGGACGGAACTCCTATTCCCGACTGGTTCAGACAAAACGAAATCGTAAATATTGAAACACTGGGTGACAAGTACAAGATTACAGATTATAGCGTTGTAAATGATAGCACCCTGATTCAAACAGAAAAGATTCAGGCCGTCATCGATCAGGCTTCATCCAAAGGAGGTGGCGTGGTCATCATTCCGAAAGGTACTTACCTGAGCGGTGCGCTTTTCTTCAAACCGAAAACCCATCTTTATCTGGAAGAAGGAGCCGTACTGAAAGGTAGCGATGATATCAGCAATTTCCCCATAATCAATACCCGCATAGAGGGGCAATCACTGAAGTATTTCGCCGCACTGGTGAATGCTGACGGAGTCAATGGTTTCACCATCTCCGGCAAAGGCACAATCAACGGTAACGGTCTGCGCTATTGGAAATCTTTCTGGTTGCGCCGTTCCGTCATTCCTAAATGTACCAATATGGATGAGTTGCGTCCGCGCCTAGTACACATTTCCAATAGCAATGATGTACAGATTTCAGGAGTACGTCTCATCAATTCTCCGTTCTGGACAACGCATATTTATAAATGTAATAATGTGAAATTGCTGAATTTATACATCTTCTCTCCGGCAGCTCCGGTCAAGGCTCCCAGCACGGACGCTATTGATATTGATGTATGTAGCAATGTATTGGTTAAGAATTGCTATCTCTCGGTTAACGATGATGCCATTGCTTTGAAAGGTGGAAAAGGCCCGTGGGCTGATAAGGATTCCAACAACGGAAGTAACACTAACATTATTATAGAAGATTGTACGTATGGTTTCTGCCATAGTGCACTGACTTGTGGCAGCGAATCTATTCATAACCGTAATATTATCCTCCGCCGTTGCACAATCAATCAGGCAAGCCGCTTGCTATGGTTGAAAATGCGTGCCGACACTCCTCAGAATTACGAGTATATCCTTGTTGAAGACATCAAAGGAAATGCCAAGAGCTTCCTCTACGTCAAGCCATGGACACAATTCTTTGACCTCAAGGACCGGAAGGATGTTCCGATGTCCTACTCAGACCACGTGACGATGCGTAATATTGACTTCGATTGTGATGTATTCTTCAACGTAAGTGCATCCGAACAATACAAATTGTCGAATTTCAAGTTCGAGAATCTGAATATCAAGGCGAAGAATGGAGATTGCGATAAGTCAGTGATCTCATCGTTTGAATGGGATAATGTGAAGGTGAATCAATAA
- a CDS encoding sensor histidine kinase, whose amino-acid sequence MTKSKESLSVFLLQFLERLNGHESIERKITKSLIDICNYYGFKKGFVYQTDGFRYFFLKETIGNEGGTLRSRFEMGEMTTQHSDRIEAGKKPFYTRKGGNISLSDMDILDFYGVDSLLIRQFEDSEGKIIGFIGFADREEASIPFAEDELQMIHLILGSLSKEIAVREYKEREVRASNTLGSIMNNMGVDIYVNSFDSHDMLYANASMAAPYGGIRHFEGKKCWQALYTDKTGECEFCPKRHLIDENGQPTRVYSWDYQRPFDKCWFRVFSAAFPWIDGQMAHVITSVDIDHQKKIEEELRIAKEKAENLDRLKSAFLANMSHEIRTPLNAIVGFASMLVEEDDKKERQGYIEIMQENTELLLQLISDILDLSKIEAGTLDFNMGYLNIKDFCEDILRGYEIKEDKPVPVLLASNLPDYRIYTDKKRLMQVVTNFINNALKFTSEGQITLEYHFKEDTNEIEFSVTDTGIGIAPDAVGQVFDRFVKLNTFSKGTGLGLSICRSIIEHLGGTIGLESEVGVGSRFWFTHPCAESA is encoded by the coding sequence ATGACCAAAAGCAAGGAAAGTTTAAGTGTATTTCTACTTCAGTTTTTAGAACGGTTGAATGGCCATGAATCTATTGAAAGGAAAATCACGAAGTCGTTGATAGACATTTGTAATTACTATGGATTCAAGAAAGGGTTTGTTTATCAAACGGATGGCTTCCGCTATTTCTTTTTGAAGGAAACCATCGGAAATGAAGGTGGCACCCTGAGGTCTCGTTTTGAAATGGGAGAGATGACCACACAACATTCTGATCGTATAGAGGCTGGAAAGAAACCCTTTTATACACGTAAGGGTGGGAATATATCTTTGTCCGATATGGATATTCTGGATTTTTATGGAGTGGATTCTTTGCTAATCAGGCAATTCGAAGATTCCGAAGGCAAGATTATCGGATTTATCGGGTTTGCGGATAGGGAAGAAGCTTCGATACCTTTCGCCGAAGACGAGCTCCAAATGATTCATCTGATATTGGGCTCGCTCTCCAAGGAAATAGCGGTCAGGGAATATAAGGAAAGAGAAGTGCGGGCAAGCAACACGCTGGGTAGCATTATGAACAATATGGGAGTGGACATTTATGTGAACTCTTTCGATTCTCATGACATGCTATATGCCAATGCGTCTATGGCCGCCCCGTATGGCGGCATCAGGCATTTCGAAGGGAAGAAATGCTGGCAAGCGCTCTACACCGATAAAACGGGCGAGTGTGAGTTCTGCCCTAAAAGGCACTTGATTGATGAAAATGGCCAGCCCACCAGGGTTTACTCCTGGGATTATCAACGCCCGTTCGACAAATGCTGGTTTCGCGTGTTCAGTGCCGCATTCCCCTGGATAGACGGACAGATGGCGCACGTCATCACCAGTGTCGACATCGACCATCAGAAAAAGATAGAAGAAGAATTAAGGATAGCCAAGGAGAAGGCGGAGAATCTGGACCGCCTGAAGTCGGCTTTCCTGGCCAATATGAGTCATGAAATCCGTACTCCGTTGAATGCGATTGTCGGTTTTGCAAGTATGCTCGTTGAGGAAGATGACAAGAAAGAACGTCAGGGGTATATTGAAATCATGCAGGAGAACACAGAGTTGCTCTTGCAATTGATATCCGATATTCTGGATTTGTCGAAGATAGAGGCGGGGACGCTCGACTTCAATATGGGGTATCTGAACATCAAAGACTTTTGTGAAGACATACTTCGCGGTTATGAAATCAAGGAAGATAAACCCGTGCCCGTATTGCTGGCTTCTAATTTGCCCGATTATCGTATTTATACAGATAAGAAGCGTTTGATGCAGGTTGTCACCAACTTTATCAATAACGCCCTTAAGTTTACGAGCGAAGGGCAAATCACTCTTGAGTATCACTTTAAGGAGGATACCAATGAGATAGAATTCTCCGTAACAGATACGGGTATTGGTATTGCTCCGGATGCGGTGGGGCAGGTGTTCGACCGCTTTGTGAAACTTAATACTTTTTCCAAAGGCACCGGTCTGGGATTATCCATCTGCCGGAGTATTATCGAGCATCTTGGCGGCACTATCGGGCTTGAGTCTGAGGTAGGCGTCGGTAGCCGTTTCTGGTTTACGCATCCTTGTGCCGAGTCGGCATAA
- a CDS encoding DEAD/DEAH box helicase, with the protein MTFKQMNISEPVCRALLEKNYSTPTLIQEQAIPEALTGRDLLGLAQTGTGKTAAFAVPIIEQLLAAPMPQRKGAPRSIRALILTPTRELAIQIDESLADYTRYTTLRHTVIFGGVKQKSQTDELRAGTDILTATPGRLLDLMSQGFIRLDDVRHFVLDEADRMLDMGFIHDVKRLLPKLPPKKQTLFFSATMPDSIDRLAKSLLHNPARVEVTPASSVVEIISQSVYRVEKPQKKELLAQLLLGEAGHQVLVFSRTKHGADNIARYLSRRGIACESIHGDKSQNARQRALSNFKEGRSNVIIATDIAARGIDIKGLDLVLNFDLPDVPETYVHRIGRTGRAGCEGRAIAFCSSEEAPMLREIEKLTGIKLVQQKHNLPSLGEPAASPTTSSAQNIALKSQSRTQGGRPQNNRRREDRKRPVEPTGSTQKAVVSAEKPKRDNNRPERPRPVQQSGQKKSGSGKPEPSPKSPAKLRSRYENYD; encoded by the coding sequence ATGACATTTAAACAGATGAATATTTCGGAGCCGGTGTGCCGTGCGCTCCTCGAAAAAAACTATTCTACCCCTACACTTATCCAAGAACAAGCTATACCCGAAGCCCTGACCGGCCGTGATTTGTTGGGACTGGCGCAAACCGGAACCGGCAAAACCGCCGCTTTCGCCGTACCCATCATCGAGCAATTGCTTGCCGCCCCTATGCCCCAACGCAAAGGTGCTCCGCGTAGCATCCGTGCGCTTATCCTGACCCCAACCCGGGAGTTGGCGATTCAGATTGATGAATCGTTGGCGGACTATACACGCTATACGACCTTGCGCCACACGGTTATCTTCGGCGGAGTGAAACAAAAGTCGCAAACCGATGAACTTCGTGCCGGGACGGACATCCTGACGGCTACTCCCGGACGCCTGCTCGACCTGATGTCGCAAGGCTTTATCCGCCTCGACGATGTTCGCCACTTCGTTCTTGATGAGGCCGACCGTATGCTCGACATGGGATTTATCCATGACGTCAAACGCCTCTTGCCCAAGCTCCCGCCCAAGAAGCAAACCCTTTTCTTCTCGGCCACCATGCCCGATAGTATCGACCGTCTTGCCAAGAGTTTGTTGCACAATCCGGCGCGTGTGGAAGTAACTCCGGCATCCAGTGTTGTGGAGATTATCAGCCAGTCCGTCTACCGGGTAGAGAAACCTCAGAAGAAAGAATTATTGGCGCAATTGTTGCTCGGAGAGGCAGGCCATCAGGTGCTGGTTTTCTCCCGTACCAAGCATGGGGCAGATAACATTGCCCGCTACCTGTCTCGTCGTGGCATTGCTTGCGAAAGCATACATGGAGACAAGTCACAAAATGCCCGCCAACGTGCGTTGAGCAACTTTAAGGAAGGGCGCTCCAATGTGATTATTGCTACGGATATTGCTGCCCGGGGCATCGATATAAAAGGTCTGGACCTGGTTCTCAATTTTGATTTACCTGATGTTCCGGAGACCTACGTGCACCGTATCGGACGTACTGGACGTGCGGGTTGCGAAGGACGTGCCATTGCTTTTTGCTCAAGCGAAGAAGCCCCCATGTTACGTGAGATAGAGAAACTTACGGGTATAAAGCTGGTGCAACAAAAGCACAATTTGCCTTCTTTGGGAGAGCCTGCCGCTTCTCCTACTACTTCTTCTGCCCAAAACATTGCACTCAAATCGCAAAGCCGCACTCAGGGAGGAAGACCTCAGAACAATAGAAGGCGGGAGGACAGAAAGAGACCGGTCGAACCAACCGGAAGCACTCAAAAGGCGGTGGTATCTGCCGAAAAGCCCAAGCGGGATAATAACCGTCCCGAAAGACCTCGACCTGTCCAGCAATCCGGGCAAAAGAAGTCGGGTTCAGGGAAGCCGGAGCCGTCACCTAAAAGTCCGGCAAAGTTGCGTTCGCGCTACGAAAACTATGATTGA